One Equus asinus isolate D_3611 breed Donkey chromosome 26, EquAss-T2T_v2, whole genome shotgun sequence genomic window carries:
- the LOC106840946 gene encoding uncharacterized serine/threonine-protein kinase SBK3 isoform X2, producing MELRDPENHEDGDPEEDTATALQRLVELTATRVTPVRNLRLQYRLIRELGSGSYGRVLLARPRQGGPAVALKLLPRDSVLRTTFLREFCVGRCVSAHPGLLQTLAGPLQTPRHFVFAQEFAPFGDLSGMLQERGLPELLVKRVVAQLAGALDFLHGRGLVHADVKPDNVLVFDPVCSRVALGDLGLTRPEGSPTPAPPGPLPSAPPELCLLLPPDTLPLRPAVDSWGLGVLLFCAATACFPWEVALAPDPEFEAFAGWMTSRPQPAQPPPPWDQFASPALALLQGLLDLDPETRSPPLAVLDFLGDDWGLERNREGPGGLGSMSSENGEEEEEGAASLEEWTEEEEEEDDKGGRMMGTDGGAP from the exons ATGGAGCTCAGGGACCCTGAGAACCACGAAGATGGGGACCCAGAG GAGGACACAGCCACAGCCCTCCAACGGCTCGTGGAGCTGACGGCCACCAGGGTGACCCCAGTGAGAAATCTGCGTCTCCAGTATCGCCTCATCCGAGAGCTCGGCTCTGGCTCCTATGGCCGCGTGCTCCTTGCCCGGCCTCGCCAAGGGG GTCCAGCTGTGGCTCTGAAGCTCCTGCCTCGGGACTCGGTCCTGAGAACTACCTTCCTAAGAGAGTTCTGTGTGGGCCGCTGCGTCTCGGCACACCCAGGCCTGCTCCAGACCCTGGCGGGACCCCTGCAGACCCCCCGACACTTTGTCTTTGCTCAGGAGTTTGCACCCTTTGGGGATCTCAGCGGGATGCTGCAGGAACGG ggcctcccagagcTGCTGGTGAAGCGGGTGGTGGCCCAGCTGGCCGGAGCCCTAGACTTCCTCCACGGCCGGGGGCTGGTCCACGCAGACGTCAAGCCAGACAACGTGCTGGTCTTTGACCCTGTCTGCAGCCGTGTGGCCCTCGGTGACCTGGGTCTGACTCGGCCTGAGGGCAGTCCAACCCCTGCACCCCCAgggcctctgccctctgctccacctgagctctgcctcctgctgccACCAGACACCCTGCCCCTGCGACCAGCAGTGGACTCCTGGGGCCTGGGAGTGCTTCTCTTCTGTGCTGCCACTGCCTGCTTCCCTTGGGAAGTGGCACTGGCCCCTGACCCCGAGTTCGAGGCCTTTGCTGGCTGGATGACCAGCAGGCCCCAGCCAGCTCAACCACCACCCCCTTGGGACCAGTTTGCATCCCCAGCTCTGGCATTGCTTCAGGGGCTTCTGGACCTGGATCCTGAGACTAGGAGCCCCCCACTGGCTGTCCTGGACTTCTTGGGGGATGATTGGGGGTtggagaggaacagagagggaCCTGGGGGCTTGGGGAGTATGTCCAGTGagaatggggaggaggaagaggagggggcagCAAGCCTGGAGGAgtggacagaggaggaggaggaggaggacgacaAAGGTGGCAGGATGATGGGGACAGATGGGGGAGCTCCCTGA
- the ZNF579 gene encoding zinc finger protein 579, which yields MDPQPPPPAQGSPPHRGRGRGRGRGRGRGRGRGRGGAGAPRAPLPCPICGRLFRFPYYLSRHRLSHSGLRPHACPLCPKAFRRPAHLSRHLRGHGPQPPLRCAACPRTFPEPAQLRRHLAQEHAGGEVELAIDRAAKEAAESTWSSQDEGAEQPTTAAAGAVKEEATWPKTWPAGESATLAAPTSAERRESEEEEAEAGAAELRAELALAAGRQEEKQVLLQADWTLLCLRCREAFATKGELKAHPCLRPEGEQEGEGGPPPRPKRHQCSICLKAFARPWSLSRHRLVHSTDRPFVCPDCGLAFRLASYLRQHRRVHGPLSLLAPLPPAGKKDDKASGARNSGKGPEGSEGAECGAASEGGEGGQNGGDAAPARPPAGEPRFWCPECGKGFRRRAHLRQHGVTHSGARPFQCVRCQREFKRLADLARHAQVHAGGPAPHPCPRCPRRFSRAYSLLRHQRCHRAELERAAALQALQAQAPPSPPAPPPLPPAGHEEEGLPLPVAHIKEEPPSPGSPPQSPPAPPVFLSASCFDSQDHSAFEMEEEEIDSKASLRGLGGLGGLAS from the coding sequence ATGGATCCGCAGCCCCCTCCACCGGCCCAGGGCAGCCCACCTCACcgcggccggggccggggccggggccgagGCCGTGGTCGAGGCCGAGGCCGGGGCAGGGGCGGCGCCGGAGCTCCTCGAgcacccctgccctgccccatctGCGGCCGCCTCTTCCGCTTCCCCTACTACCTCTCGCGGCACCGGCTGAGCCACTCAGGCCTCCGACCCCACGCCTGCCCCCTGTGCCCCAAGGCCTTCCGCCGGCCTGCCCACCTCTCCCGCCACCTGCGAGGCCACGGGCCCCAGCCCCCGCTGCGCTGTGCCGCCTGCCCCCGCACCTTCCCCGAGCCCGCACAGCTCAGGCGCCACCTGGCCCAGGAGCACGCGGGTGGCGAGGTCGAGCTGGCCATCGACAGGGCGGCCAAGGAGGCAGCCGAGTCCACCTGGAGCTCGCAGGACGAGGGCGCGGAGCAGCCCACCACCGCGGCAGCGGGGGCCGTGAAGGAGGAGGCGACGTGGCCCAAGACGTGGCCTGCGGGGGAGTCTGCCACGCTGGCGGCGCCCACGAGCGCCGAGCGCCGGGAgtcggaggaggaggaggccgagGCCGGTGCGGCGGAGCTGAGGGCCGAGCTGGCGCTGGCGGCGGGGCggcaggaggagaagcaggtCCTGCTCCAAGCCGACTGGACGCTGCTGTGCCTCCGCTGCCGGGAAGCCTTCGCCACCAAGGGCGAGCTCAAAGCGCACCCGTGTCTGCGCCCCGAGGGCGAACAGGAGGGCGAAGGGGGGCCTCCACCCCGCCCCAAGCGCCACCAGTGCTCCATCTGCCTCAAGGCCTTCGCCAGGCCCTGGTCGCTGTCCCGCCACCGGCTGGTCCACTCCACCGACCGCCCCTTCGTGTGCCCAGACTGCGGCCTGGCCTTCCGCCTCGCCTCCTACCTCCGCCAGCACCGCCGCGTGCACGGCCCGCTCAGCCTGCTGGCCCCGCTGCCCCCGGCGGGCAAGAAGGACGACAAGGCCTCAGGCGCAAGGAACTCAGGGAAGGGGCCCGAGGGGAGCGAAGGGGCGGAGTGCGGGGCTGCCTCGGAGGGGGGAGAAGGAGGCCAGAACGGAGGCGATGCGGCCCCGGCCAGGCCCCCCGCCGGGGAGCCCCGTTTCTGGTGCCCCGAGTGCGGCAAAGGTTTCCGGCGCCGGGCGCACCTGCGGCAACACGGGGTGACCCACTCCGGGGCGCGACCCTTCCAGTGCGTGCGCTGCCAGCGCGAGTTCAAGCGGCTGGCCGACCTGGCGCGCCACGCCCAGGTCCACGCGGGCGGCCCGGCCCCGCACCCGTGCCCGCGCTGCCCGCGGCGCTTCTCGCGCGCCTACAGCCTCCTGCGCCACCAGCGCTGCCACCGCGCCGAGCTGGAGAGGGCCGCGGCGCTGCAGGCGCTCCAGGCCCAGGCTCCGCCGTCGCCCCCGGCGCCCCCGCCGCTGCCGCCGGCTGGGCATGAGGAGGAAGGGCTCCCGCTGCCCGTCGCACACATCAAGGAAGAGCCACCCTCCCCGGGGAGCCCGCCCCAGTCGCCGCCGGCTCCCCCCGTCTTCCTCAGCGCCTCCTGTTTCGATAGCCAAGACCACTCAGCCTTCgagatggaggaagaagagatCGACAGCAAGGCTTCGCTGCGCGGACTGGGCGGCCTGGGCGGCCTGGCCTCCTGA
- the FIZ1 gene encoding flt3-interacting zinc finger protein 1 isoform X2 codes for MREPLPSRRATMDEAPLPAPPVPAPAPAPAPPAAAPRVPFHCSECGKSFRYRSDLRRHFARHTALKPHACPRCGKGFKHSFNLANHLRSHTGERPYRCSACPKGFRDSTGLLHHQVVHTGEKPYCCLVCELRFSSRSSLGRHLKRQHRGVLPSPLQPGPGLPALSAPCSVCCNVGPCSVCGGSGAGGGEGPEGAGAGPGSWGLAEAAAAAAASLPPFACGACARRFDHGRELAAHWAAHTDVKPFKCPRCERDFNAPALLERHKLTHDLQGPGAPPTQAWASGGAAAGPETAGEGGAAEAGDAQPAWDGGPLRGRAGGGVPELGALLPEGGGEAPAPAAAAEPSEDTLYQCDCGTFFASAPALASHLEAHSGPAAYGCGHCGALYAALAALEEHRRASHGEGGGAEAAAAAPDGEPAPGEPASGSGRGKKIFGCSECEKLFRSPRDLERHVLVHTGEKPFPCLECGKFFRHECYLKRHRLLHGTERPFPCHICGKGFITLSNLSRHLKLHRGMD; via the exons ggcccccgcgCCGCCCGCTGCCGCCCCCCGCGTGCCGTTTCACTGCAGTGAGTGTGGCAAGAGCTTCCGCTACCGCTCGGACCTGCGGCGCCACTTCGCCCGGCACACTGCGCTCAAACCCCACGCGTGTCCGCGCTGCGGCAAGGGCTTCAAGCACAGCTTCAACCTGGCCAACCACCTGCGCTCGCACACCGGCGAGCGGCCCTACCGCTGCTCCGCCTGCCCCAAGGGGTTCCGAGACTCCACCGgcctgctgcaccaccag gtCGTCCACACTGGTGAGAAGCCCTACTGCTGCCTGGTCTGCGAGCTCCGCTTCTCCTCACGCTCCAGCCTGGGCCGCCACCTCAAGCGCCAGCATCGGGGGGTGCTCCCGTCCCCGCTGCAGCCCGGCCCAGGCCTGCCGGCCCTGAGCGCACCCTGCTCGGTCTGCTGCAACGTGGGGCCCTGCTCGGTGTGCGGGGGCTCGGGGGCCGGCGGCGGAGAGGGCCCGGAGGGGGCAGGCGCGGGCCcgggcagctgggggctggcggAGGCGGCAGCTGCAGCGGCGGCCTCACTGCCCCCGTTCGCCTGCGGCGCCTGCGCCAGGCGCTTCGACCACGGCCGCGAGCTGGCGGCCCACTGGGCAGCGCACACCGACGTGAAGCCATTCAAGTGCCCGCGCTGCGAGCGCGACTTCAACGCCCCCGCGCTGCTGGAGCGGCACAAGCTGACGCACGACCTGCAGGGGCCCGGCGCGCCCCCCACGCAGGCCTGGGCCTCGGGGGGCGCCGCCGCCGGGCCCGAGACAGCCGGCGAGGGGGGCGCAGCGGAGGCAGGGGACGCCCAACCGGCCTGGGACGGCGGGCCGCTCCGGGGCCGCGCGGGGGGCGGCGTGCCCGAGCTGGGGGCGCTGCTGCCCGAGGGCGGCGGGGAGGCCCCTGCGCCCGCGGCCGCGGCCGAGCCGTCGGAAGACACCCTGTACCAGTGCGACTGCGGGACCTTCTTCGCGTCCGCGCCGGCGCTGGCCAGCCACCTGGAGGCGCACTCGGGCCCGGCCGCCTACGGCTGCGGCCACTGCGGGGCGCTGTACGCGGCCCTGGCGGCGCTGGAGGAGCACCGGCGCGCCAGCCACGGCgagggcggcggcgcggaggcggccgcggcggcccCGGACGGGGAGCCCGCGCCCGGGGAGCCCGCGTCCGGCTCGGGCCGCGGCAAGAAGATCTTCGGCTGCTCCGAGTGCGAGAAGCTGTTCCGCTCGCCGCGCGACCTGGAGCGGCACGTGCTGGTGCACACGGGCGAGAAGCCGTTCCCGTGCCTCGAGTGCGGCAAGTTCTTCCGCCACGAGTGCTACCTCAAGCGCCACCGGCTGCTGCACGGCACCGAGCGGCCCTTCCCCTGCCACATCTGCGGCAAGGGCTTCATCACGCTCAGCAACCTCTCTCGGCATCTGAAGCTGCACCGGGGCATGGACTGA